DNA sequence from the Augochlora pura isolate Apur16 chromosome 11, APUR_v2.2.1, whole genome shotgun sequence genome:
ttcctcCTCCACTTCCCTAACTCAAAATGATGTTACACGCATGCACACACACATGCACAGACACACACGTCAcatttctgaatatttaaatacccCATCGTTTAATTCGCACGCATTATGATTTTGtacctatatatatacatatgctTTGTAATCAcaacattttctacaaataaatCGTTCTGCCGATTTATTGTCGAGTTTTATTGACGAGAACAATACTTTATATGTGCAGCAACGTTTCGACGAAATGGAAGCGAAAATAAACGACCTACGAGACCAAATAGAGACCATCAAGGCTGAGAAGAGTCGTTTGGAGACGCAGATACAAGTTGAATCTCAGGTAATTCTCTTACATATCAGTCATTACTAACATCCAAATGATGAACACGATATCCATAAATGGACAAACAATTGCTCGAACAAATTTCAAGAGAAAATGCCCTCCAgtgtttcgacgattttttaaaactatgcAGAAGTCTAGCTCGATATGGAAgctaaaatctatttaaaataatattgcagtgatactatttttaattaagaagagaaatattttttatggtaACCTTTTCACggttgcatttttataaaattctgcaaTTTACAAATAGTTATTGCAACATTCTTTAAACACAAAGCCTTGTTCatgaacgaattatttttgcaatatttcaattgaCAGTATTAATGTTGTATGAATATGTATGCGGACacttatttttacaaacatgattcaatttttaaagtcgAAGAGCAAATACTTGTTTCTTATCAAGTGTGGAATAAAACGGTCGATTATGACatgttataaattgaaattgaaattccaaTTGTGATAGTACATAGCTGCATAGTAAATGTGaaatacaaacaattaaagaattcattattatgttaataaaatattattgtatttctattaaacaaGGAGAAAGTTTGCAATCTTAATACTTATGATTTgccatttaataaatttaatgtaatatattcataGATTTCGATGAAGAATATaatcttttcaatattttgttatgtaaagtgatttttgtttaaaattattttctgttttccattgaatttcaatttttatcatatctATTTCAAGCTGTGATAAGTAGAAAGTATTCTAAACACTCATTCTTCTAAATAGGAATTGCTAGGCCGTGTACAAGACAGGGAGCAGAAGATCGAGACCttgaaaatcgagaaacagGCGATAAAGGAGCAGCTGGAGGACAAGGAGAATGAATTCCTTAAACTGAAAGAATCCACGAAAAACGAATCCGAGAGCCTACACGAAAGAGAAGACCTCTTACACAAAATACAACTCCAAGATAGTGAAATCGaggagaaaaatcgaaaaatcgacCAACTGACGAAAGAATTGCAGGTGAAGACGCAGAACCTGCAGCAACTGGTGAACACCGAATTGTGGAGCAAGAATAAAGAGATCGCGAAGCTTCACAATCACATGACCGCGAACAGCAGCTATGAGAGAAGCCGAAATAAATCTGACATCGTGCAGGAAAGTGCCAACACGCAGTTGTCCACATTGATCAAAGAGTTGAACGACATTGGTATAAAGGTAACGTTTACCAATGAGGTGATCCAATTGAATTACGTCGACGGGAACGAGCCCATAGACGTAAAAACCATGACAGACTATGTACAGAAGCTGTTGATCCAGAAAAATGAGCTGGAAAAAGAGGTGGATTACTTAAAATGGCTGAAGCTGGTCTCCAGGCCTGACATCGCAACAGAAATGGACGGATACGGGGACAATCAGACGGCGAAGAACAGAAAATACTGTGAATTATTGCGTACACATCTGAAAGATTTGGTAAAGTTCATGAAGGAGATGCTGAAGAATGTCGACTACAATGACGCCATCGGCAATGAGCACAAGAAGATCGTCCTCGATGTTCTAACTAATTCTAAGATACTGTCCGACGATTTCCTGAATGCTCTAGAAGGGATCTCGATCAATGATATACCAATTAATGTTGAAACAGCGATCGCGAGGCAGATCGACGGTAGAGTAAAGAAAAGCCGGTCCGAGAATCTGCTCAGTGGTACGAAAAATCAAACATCTACGCAATCAGACTCAGAAGCGTTCTCTGAACCGGACAGGACAGTCTCTCTGGCTAGAATTGGACTGCAGGAAATGCAGCAGAAATCGGTAAACCGTCCCAGGTTCTCCAAGTATACGAAAACGTTCACCGATTCCGAAGACTCTCTTGAATACGTGCCTTATCATAAAACTTATCAAAATGATTTGAATGACACGGAAGCAAACCATCAGATACAAGAACTAAAAGAGACGAACGCCTTCTTGTATACGGAACTGAGCGCTCTTAGGAAAGAATTGGGTGCGAAGGACTCCTTCGATTGTGTAAGTAGATCGTGAAAAGCGTTTTTCATCAgtagtaatattaatgttaatttagtAAGTGTTCATgtcgaattttatattttacagacATTCGACGAAAAGATATCCCCATTAATCATCAAACTTGAAACATCGCAGAAGTTCTGCGAAAAATTGCAGACGTCTTTGGAGAGAAGGGTGCATGAAGTTCATACGCTAAAGAAGGAAAGCAAACAGAATAATGTACGAAGAGCACAATTAGAAAAGAAACTGGTCGATTTGGAAAGCATGGCTACGGAAATGACTAAACAGAAAGCTGAATTGTTGCATTACAAAGAGAACGCAGACCGGAAAGCCGCGGAGATGCTCATTACGATTAACAGAGAAAACGAAATAGTGAGAAATCATCCtttttactttattgttatCTAAATTTTTGTCATGAAAcgcgtaaataatttcagctGAGGACACGAATTCAAAAATTGGAAGATGAGAATGAAGCTGCTAAGGCGAACATAACAACTTTAACGAAAGAGCTGGATCATCTAACTCTTTCACACAGTCAAATTCTTGTggaaaatactaaattaacCAATGACAAACTACGGTTGGAACAAGAAGTTAGAAAAACAGAAAGTAGATGTGACTTAACTGTTCGCAATATGCATGACAAGTTTAACAAAgaggtaaaatattttttctcttgttATTAGGATTGATTGATCAAtcttaatagaatatataatttgatatgaGGATTAAGAGGTTGAGGAATAAAGttatgaacatttttcattacatcttttacgaaaaatttcagaTCTTTGATCTAAATCAAATCAACGAATCGCACAGAGTGCGAATGCAGGAATTGGAGGTAGCTAACAAAGAATTGCGAAGGCATGTTGCTGTTTGCGACGGTAGTGATTCAGCGCCAAGTTCCAGCGGCGTATCCTCAATACCCACGGACGGTATACTCAAACAAACTTGCGAGGACATCATGCAAGAGTATCAATCGTATAACGTTAGTGACAAACATTTATTAAGAAGACAGACCATCTACAAACAACAGCTGTTCAAAatcttttcgttttttaattttttaattcgtcgtACTGAAACGTAGAGTCCTAGAAATAATACTATGtgcattttgttattataaaaaatgacaCTATTACTTTTCAGAATTCACAATACTGGTTTTCCATGAATTATCCAACGGTTGGCGGACGAAGTAAATCCAGTTGTTCACCAGATTTAGGGATTGAAAGTGATGCGGCTATGTCGACTATGAGGCCGCTGAAAGATACTCTGAAGATTACAGAATCGATGACAAATCTTTTAAGCGATGAAGACTGCAGTAATGGTAACGGGCCAGTTCGAAAAGCAGGCAGCGAGAGTCCGTTGCCAATTGAaggtaattttctttttattgaatagaaaaatctatcttttataacatatataatcattatggttcaataaaattgagaatataTTGTAGGTTTAGACGAAGTGGACGCCTTGAAGcaagaaaatgaaacactGAAAAGAAGGTTAATGAAAACAAGAAGAGCATTGGAGGACACTTTCCAGCATTTGTCTGCATCAAACAAAAACAAGAAGAACGTTGAAAAGGCAATAACGAAGCAATTGCAGATTACcaaaagtattttaaagaaaacaaGGACATTCGAGGAGCCCTTGGATAATTAACAGAGATAGGCGGATTGAAACGAGCAGAAAAGATATTCTTGTTGAGACAACAACGCGTAAAGCCGCTCGTTCAATACCCTGAAAACAACACcatcgtttatttttgtataatcaCGCCATTATCGAATCTCTGCCATTCATGCATCGTTCaagtttgtaatatttcaaacaccTCTTATTAACGAAGCAGGCGCGTACTATATCttgttaaaatttacgaaaagaaatattttcttacataTACGAGACGTCGGAATTAGACGAGAACACCTACATATGAAACGATgacaaacaaattattacttcGTGAAATAAGAACTGTACATTGCGACTTTTGTATATAATCATGTAAACGTACTCGAACCCTTTGTAGATTGTTTCTCCCCGATCCAGTTTTAACACGACCTTGTGGTCGAAACGAAATCTGTCCGTTTGTCGTGTTTCGTTTTCTCGACAACAGAAATTCGCCCGCGTGTACATAAAAACACCGATGTATCATTACATAGCATCTGTACATAGTCTTCGCCAATAAAGTGCCATTAACatttgatgaaatattttgtattctattctttattaaGTTCAAAcatgcaatattaaaatatatttatgttgttCTGCTCAGTATAACAGTTTGAAAAGAGTTCAGAAATGTTTATTAGATGAACTAGACAAACAAATGATAACGTAATTAATTGCATCTTGAAGTTTCACTCTTTTACGtttattaccaatattttGTGATGTCATCTGTTTTTTCATGCAATATCGATGCATGCTATATTTAGGCGAACCTGGGTTGAACACATGAGGATGATAGAGGGCGCATTTGGTCAGGAAAAACTGAAACtgcatttataatttgtacaatgCGAATTAGTCTTTATATCAATAAGTTGTTAGTTGCGAAAGTACATTTGTTTCCTAACAAATTTTggttcattataaaaataaatttgttttttagaGAGAAAATGTGTATTACAAATTAGCGTTGGAGATGTTGGACAGGTTGTTATGATAATTTTCCACGACTTTTTCCTAATGGAGGAAAATCTCTGTCTAgagtattgtttttttttgtagtaATGCCCCTTCCCCCTATTGGAGGAAACGTCACAGAATTAAAATCTTCTTCAAATCCACCCACAACCTTTGCCATTGTTGCAGGTGCTCTCAGAGGCCGATAAGATATTGAATCTGCATTCAATTTGCTGTAAtcgattatttctatttgtttgcTATTATTACGTTGTCTCTGTTCTTCTTCACGAGTTCTTCCAGATACTTTTTCCCTGTAGTCGCTACCTACTCCTGTCATCGAGACCATTTTGGGGCGATCAGCAATAGATAAAGTACTGAACTCCTCCTCAATAGTGTCTTTAGTGGAATCTAAGTTAAATTGTGGCATAGGACAATGAACACCATCGACTTTTGGTATATCCAGATATTCGCAGCAATAATCACAGATTGTGTATCCCCATCTTTTTACCACGGACCTACTGCAAAATGTTGGTGCACCCACAATTTTATGGTACTCGCATTCAACACCAGTTATCCATGAAAATACATCTTTTCCAAATTCATTCTCTGCAACAACCAGAGGAATGCTAACACCAGCTACATTCTCTGCAGCAGCATTTCTTAGTCCAGCAAATAAAGCTTCTATAGAGTATATTAAAAAGTCATCTATGCTACCACCAGTAACAGTGCACATCTGTTTGAGCATAGACTTCACGGCAGGAGCCATGtcttttatagtaaataaaggAGGATATTTATCTCCAGTCAtgttagattttaaaaaatcaacaatGTTTTCGTACATATATGAAAAGTCGGCCTGTCCATCTGGATGCTCAACAGGTATTTTATGAGTTTCCTCGCTCATTTCCAAGGCGTCCCACTTCCAGCctaatggaatttttatgttaactATCTCGTGGTATACCTTTTCAATACCATTGTCTAAACTGAACTCTGCTATGGCAAACTCGGCAGGGCAATACTCGTATGTGTTGATTcctgtttctcttttataaaACCAGTTCATGTGTATAAACGTGAATTTCAATTTGTGCAAACTCTTCTGCTGCTTACCCATGGTAATCACGGACTCTATGTACCGTAACATATTCTGTTGAAACTCCTGTACATCTTTCTCAGCTTTGATAACCAGATCTAAACATTCTCCTAACGTTGTCTTTTTGCTATGGGATATTTGTGCTTCGATTTTACTGTCTTTTGCCCTCGACTGATAGTATGCCTTTTGTTCGCGAGATAAATGCAACCATTCCTCATTTAAGTTCGGGTCTCTTTGTACATCCCGCAAACCATCAGGAAATTTTTTCCCACGCTTCTCTTGTTCCTTTTTCCAATCTaacataaagaaaaagaaaggattCTTTCCCTTATTTTTCGGCAtcctataattataaatgtagcACTACACCTTCAAGTAATTTGCATACAAATGTAAACAAAGGATAGTAAGACCAGAATATGACTGAGCTCGATCACAATGAGTGCTTTACATAGGACTTTTTGTTCTGGAATGTAAAAGTGGTAAAATTACTTATCCTTGTTCATTGTTACTGTTGCGTAGCATTGGGTGGGATTTGGGGAGTTTGGCTGGTTCGGATACCCGTGGAACACAAAAGTGCTCTGCTTGTGTAGggcttgtaaaaattaactagttacgcaaaattgtttctaaaCAACTTTATTTCCTGGATAAATGATGTTATCTCCAAGCCTTTAAAATAAAGTCTGTCTGTATTTTCCCGAGGAATCGAGTTTTCTTCCTGTGTTTCCTCTGGTTTTTCCTCCCTtgtccaataggaaaattggggTCCTCTAGCTGGATGCTGATTCGTCGGATGGCCCGTCTTGCGATTGCAGATTGATGGTGATTGGTGGCGGAGGTAGTTAGACGGAGCGCGCAATAGGTTGAGGGCACGCGGGAACTGAGGACGCGCCAGGGTCGAGGCCCGCCAAAACAAGAAATGTGGGGCCGTTGCGCGCGACGATTTCTGCCTGAGaaccgcgcgcgagagagagagagagagagagagagagagagagagagagagagagagagagagcgagagagagagggaaaggtTCAGGGGGTCCTCAGCGAGAATGTATGACCCAGAAGGGTTCAGGTTTCGACTCGTCTTGCGAGACAAGGGACAATTGTTCGAGAGGCTACGTGAATTCTCTCTCTTGTTATCTGTTGACCTATTCTAAACTATTACATTTGAACTTCCCTCCTATCGGCATCAACTAAGTTTATGATTTGCATAACTAGAGGCGCTATTTATAACTACGTTCGCGTGATCACGCAGCATTACGGTATCACGTTTCATGATCGACGCGAACATAGCCACTAGTTTATATTACGCCGCGTTACTAAATTATACGCTTCCAATAAATGGCGACAGGAgggaaattcaaatataaatacaaatttagatCGTATATTTACATAGAGAATATGTAAGACTAGGCAAGTGTGGGGCATGCACCTCCCACAAGCCTGCCTAGGATGGACGTGGAACTACACGCACACACGCCCGGATGGGCCCCATCTATGAAATGTTTTTCACTAAAATGACTGGCGTATCAGAACGTATCATTGTGATCCATGAAATGAAAAAGCCATTCTTTCGACTACCCACTATATCGAGAAACTGAATACGGAATTATCCCGAAGAAAAATCGCCAACTGTAACTTTGATTTTTTGGCCAGCCTTTGACACGATGCTAGAAACACCGAATACATTACGAATGCTTTGAGTTATTGTACTACTCGTCAAAGTCCTTCCTGGTGTAGTTCACACATTCTTCAACGTCAGCTTTGCATGCCCACTTGATCGTGTTTGCTTTCAGGAGTTTCTTCACGTGGTCCTTTGACGAATCTTCGTACTTTACATACTTCGTTAGACTTTGCATTACATATCTGAGGTAATGCTGAAAAGACAANNNNNNNNNNNNNNNNNNNNNNNNNNNNNNNNNNNNNNNNNNNNNNNNNNNNNNNNNNNNNNNNNNNNNNNNNNNNNNNNNNNNNNNNNNNNNNNNNNNNTAAACACACTGATAACGAAGCACAAATTGCAATCGAAAACGTATCTTATAATCATAGAATGTAGAATGGACCTCTCGCAACATTCcagtaataaattatgcacatctgaattgtaataaataagtttttaacgatttttggGAAGAGGTGCACCTCTAGACAATGTCATTGATGTTATTTATTGTGATTCATGTTGCCGTGaatctttttcaataaaatgtaccttaaattaaagctgaaagcaTCTACTTTACAACCGCACATATTAGATACATCAAGCTTCATAGGGAAGAATTTGGCGATATGAAGAACACTATTATTACCCCCATTATGAGTGGCGCCACTCATATtggcaaattattataattgtatattaattgtacTTACAATATTATGACTAACGAGTGTTTTACTA
Encoded proteins:
- the Cnn gene encoding phosphodiesterase 4D interacting protein centrosomin isoform X3 is translated as MGCGRSRSQASTLTENTQDRQTEDQDMFGTNARSPGKTSPTGVMGTRDRGGRTMKDYEDQLQVLQKENFNLKLRIYFLEERMGITSVDGNAIKKNIELKVENESLRKELVEKQELLSQAAKAIQLFEEQKEVCSRNEVQYQQTLQAEREKIRKLEKDLAEYQERADASIYYKQAFGITSEKAVDTEEKLRQVEEVVASLEAEVEQVKSSLNEERVWTQEIETERDELKERLETEVRARENLAAERVQESESLREKVKELEEELLKREVDLQQSRNDQSEAKRAQKELKTQLENKCQAFDELNAVAEKRKKQIDQLRTSIKTRDDALTDLNNKHRSLLSQLENGYIKRLLPSNSSGMNLIDEPLQRDLVQEIDEKDNEIKQLEEKSKQLVLKLCNMQKHSETVEYKLKKLEADHEKAIKTIQGFMERHQQLQNSKLLKEQKIMQLEMELHQLREGENLNMERDRRYESNPSNQQRFDEMEAKINDLRDQIETIKAEKSRLETQIQVESQELLGRVQDREQKIETLKIEKQAIKEQLEDKENEFLKLKESTKNESESLHEREDLLHKIQLQDSEIEEKNRKIDQLTKELQVKTQNLQQLVNTELWSKNKEIAKLHNHMTANSSYERSRNKSDIVQESANTQLSTLIKELNDIGIKVTFTNEVIQLNYVDGNEPIDVKTMTDYVQKLLIQKNELEKEVDYLKWLKLVSRPDIATEMDGYGDNQTAKNRKYCELLRTHLKDLVKFMKEMLKNVDYNDAIGNEHKKIVLDVLTNSKILSDDFLNALEGISINDIPINVETAIARQIDGRVKKSRSENLLSGTKNQTSTQSDSEAFSEPDRTVSLARIGLQEMQQKSVNRPRFSKYTKTFTDSEDSLEYVPYHKTYQNDLNDTEANHQIQELKETNAFLYTELSALRKELGAKDSFDCTFDEKISPLIIKLETSQKFCEKLQTSLERRVHEVHTLKKESKQNNVRRAQLEKKLVDLESMATEMTKQKAELLHYKENADRKAAEMLITINRENEILRTRIQKLEDENEAAKANITTLTKELDHLTLSHSQILVENTKLTNDKLRLEQEVRKTESRCDLTVRNMHDKFNKEIFDLNQINESHRVRMQELEVANKELRRHVAVCDGSDSAPSSSGVSSIPTDGILKQTCEDIMQEYQSYNNSQYWFSMNYPTVGGRSKSSCSPDLGIESDAAMSTMRPLKDTLKITESMTNLLSDEDCSNGNGPVRKAGSESPLPIEGLDEVDALKQENETLKRRLMKTRRALEDTFQHLSASNKNKKNVEKAITKQLQITKSILKKTRTFEEPLDN
- the LOC144476823 gene encoding protein maelstrom homolog yields the protein MPKNKGKNPFFFFMLDWKKEQEKRGKKFPDGLRDVQRDPNLNEEWLHLSREQKAYYQSRAKDSKIEAQISHSKKTTLGECLDLVIKAEKDVQEFQQNMLRYIESVITMGKQQKSLHKLKFTFIHMNWFYKRETGINTYEYCPAEFAIAEFSLDNGIEKVYHEIVNIKIPLGWKWDALEMSEETHKIPVEHPDGQADFSYMYENIVDFLKSNMTGDKYPPLFTIKDMAPAVKSMLKQMCTVTGGSIDDFLIYSIEALFAGLRNAAAENVAGVSIPLVVAENEFGKDVFSWITGVECEYHKIVGAPTFCSRSVVKRWGYTICDYCCEYLDIPKVDGVHCPMPQFNLDSTKDTIEEEFSTLSIADRPKMVSMTGVGSDYREKVSGRTREEEQRQRNNSKQIEIIDYSKLNADSISYRPLRAPATMAKVVGGFEEDFNSVTFPPIGGRGITTKKNNTLDRDFPPLGKSRGKLS
- the Cnn gene encoding phosphodiesterase 4D interacting protein centrosomin isoform X1, which gives rise to MRNNYRNMFFAGYGCSNQQQNSPPSPTRAGLWGSIYSPFRNTNMSLQDITMNSTTVGSSHGTNARSPGKTSPTGVMGTRDRGGRTMKDYEDQLQVLQKENFNLKLRIYFLEERMGITSVDGNAIKKNIELKVENESLRKELVEKQELLSQAAKAIQLFEEQKEVCSRNEVQYQQTLQAEREKIRKLEKDLAEYQERADASIYYKQAFGITSEKAVDTEEKLRQVEEVVASLEAEVEQVKSSLNEERVWTQEIETERDELKERLETEVRARENLAAERVQESESLREKVKELEEELLKREVDLQQSRNDQSEAKRAQKELKTQLENKCQAFDELNAVAEKRKKQIDQLRTSIKTRDDALTDLNNKHRSLLSQLENGYIKRLLPSNSSGMNLIDEPLQRDLVQEIDEKDNEIKQLEEKSKQLVLKLCNMQKHSETVEYKLKKLEADHEKAIKTIQGFMERHQQLQNSKLLKEQKIMQLEMELHQLREGENLNMERDRRYESNPSNQQRFDEMEAKINDLRDQIETIKAEKSRLETQIQVESQELLGRVQDREQKIETLKIEKQAIKEQLEDKENEFLKLKESTKNESESLHEREDLLHKIQLQDSEIEEKNRKIDQLTKELQVKTQNLQQLVNTELWSKNKEIAKLHNHMTANSSYERSRNKSDIVQESANTQLSTLIKELNDIGIKVTFTNEVIQLNYVDGNEPIDVKTMTDYVQKLLIQKNELEKEVDYLKWLKLVSRPDIATEMDGYGDNQTAKNRKYCELLRTHLKDLVKFMKEMLKNVDYNDAIGNEHKKIVLDVLTNSKILSDDFLNALEGISINDIPINVETAIARQIDGRVKKSRSENLLSGTKNQTSTQSDSEAFSEPDRTVSLARIGLQEMQQKSVNRPRFSKYTKTFTDSEDSLEYVPYHKTYQNDLNDTEANHQIQELKETNAFLYTELSALRKELGAKDSFDCTFDEKISPLIIKLETSQKFCEKLQTSLERRVHEVHTLKKESKQNNVRRAQLEKKLVDLESMATEMTKQKAELLHYKENADRKAAEMLITINRENEILRTRIQKLEDENEAAKANITTLTKELDHLTLSHSQILVENTKLTNDKLRLEQEVRKTESRCDLTVRNMHDKFNKEIFDLNQINESHRVRMQELEVANKELRRHVAVCDGSDSAPSSSGVSSIPTDGILKQTCEDIMQEYQSYNNSQYWFSMNYPTVGGRSKSSCSPDLGIESDAAMSTMRPLKDTLKITESMTNLLSDEDCSNGNGPVRKAGSESPLPIEGLDEVDALKQENETLKRRLMKTRRALEDTFQHLSASNKNKKNVEKAITKQLQITKSILKKTRTFEEPLDN
- the Cnn gene encoding phosphodiesterase 4D interacting protein centrosomin isoform X2, coding for MGDVWDETAAGKSAYEITNMSLQDITMNSTTVGSSHGTNARSPGKTSPTGVMGTRDRGGRTMKDYEDQLQVLQKENFNLKLRIYFLEERMGITSVDGNAIKKNIELKVENESLRKELVEKQELLSQAAKAIQLFEEQKEVCSRNEVQYQQTLQAEREKIRKLEKDLAEYQERADASIYYKQAFGITSEKAVDTEEKLRQVEEVVASLEAEVEQVKSSLNEERVWTQEIETERDELKERLETEVRARENLAAERVQESESLREKVKELEEELLKREVDLQQSRNDQSEAKRAQKELKTQLENKCQAFDELNAVAEKRKKQIDQLRTSIKTRDDALTDLNNKHRSLLSQLENGYIKRLLPSNSSGMNLIDEPLQRDLVQEIDEKDNEIKQLEEKSKQLVLKLCNMQKHSETVEYKLKKLEADHEKAIKTIQGFMERHQQLQNSKLLKEQKIMQLEMELHQLREGENLNMERDRRYESNPSNQQRFDEMEAKINDLRDQIETIKAEKSRLETQIQVESQELLGRVQDREQKIETLKIEKQAIKEQLEDKENEFLKLKESTKNESESLHEREDLLHKIQLQDSEIEEKNRKIDQLTKELQVKTQNLQQLVNTELWSKNKEIAKLHNHMTANSSYERSRNKSDIVQESANTQLSTLIKELNDIGIKVTFTNEVIQLNYVDGNEPIDVKTMTDYVQKLLIQKNELEKEVDYLKWLKLVSRPDIATEMDGYGDNQTAKNRKYCELLRTHLKDLVKFMKEMLKNVDYNDAIGNEHKKIVLDVLTNSKILSDDFLNALEGISINDIPINVETAIARQIDGRVKKSRSENLLSGTKNQTSTQSDSEAFSEPDRTVSLARIGLQEMQQKSVNRPRFSKYTKTFTDSEDSLEYVPYHKTYQNDLNDTEANHQIQELKETNAFLYTELSALRKELGAKDSFDCTFDEKISPLIIKLETSQKFCEKLQTSLERRVHEVHTLKKESKQNNVRRAQLEKKLVDLESMATEMTKQKAELLHYKENADRKAAEMLITINRENEILRTRIQKLEDENEAAKANITTLTKELDHLTLSHSQILVENTKLTNDKLRLEQEVRKTESRCDLTVRNMHDKFNKEIFDLNQINESHRVRMQELEVANKELRRHVAVCDGSDSAPSSSGVSSIPTDGILKQTCEDIMQEYQSYNNSQYWFSMNYPTVGGRSKSSCSPDLGIESDAAMSTMRPLKDTLKITESMTNLLSDEDCSNGNGPVRKAGSESPLPIEGLDEVDALKQENETLKRRLMKTRRALEDTFQHLSASNKNKKNVEKAITKQLQITKSILKKTRTFEEPLDN